The Mytilus edulis chromosome 12, xbMytEdul2.2, whole genome shotgun sequence genome contains a region encoding:
- the LOC139497476 gene encoding uncharacterized protein — protein sequence MSKAQRTMQYLTFCKKHDCPCCRRCVIETHNDCKDLTAIDDIVQNVKSSNAFLEVEQTLVQILENVHRIRNDRKDQRVKIERDIKQTRTIINDHLDKVQEKIIKELYANEENESKRIKQLLAEIEYIEKGISDLKVNQNTIKQHASDLQAFLALKHIEKEVSDKEKCIQSVLDGEGIKITTLSLLINKEIQNICRAASFGFISVESTSCKVVIGSNKSKQAQMIVPISISKCIDDINLSNKLQINLQFSGYVTGCVILPNGKMMFCDNNNRKLIVLKSNCTHEFEIRLDSRAFHLAYFERENSIAVTSGYGSNVIHIIDPNGRTIKRTIQSSEYSYGIALNKTVLVYCKLGKGIMEVQLNGASEKALVSFSMPSYSYVAVHGDNIYYINTDSNSVTCYDILGNLKWTFKNKQNLH from the coding sequence ATGTCAAAAGCACAAAGAACAATGCAATATCTAACATTCTGCAAGAAACATGATTGCCCTTGCTGTAGAAGATGTGTTATAGAGACACATAATGATTGTAAAGATTTAACAGCAATAGATGATATCGTCCAAAATGTCAAGTCATCCAATGCTTTTTTAGAGGTAGAACAAACGCTGGTCCAAATTTTGGAAAATGTTCACAGAATTCGAAATGACCGCAAGGACCAGAGGGTTAAGATTGAACGTGATATTAAGCAGACCCGGACAATAATCAATGACCATTTGGACAAAGTGCAAGAGAAGATAATAAAAGAATTATatgcaaatgaagaaaatgaaagCAAGAGAATTAAGCAGTTGTTGGCTGAGATTGAGTACATTGAAAAAGGGATTTCTGACCTAAAGGTTAACCAAAATACCATCAAACAACATGCATCCGATTTACAAGCATTTTTAGCATTAAAGCACATTGAAAAAGAGGTTTCAGACAAAGAAAAATGTATTCAGTCCGTCCTTGATGGCGAGGGCATCAAGATTACAACTCTTTCTTTGCTTATCAATAAAGAAATCCAAAATATTTGCAGAGCTGCTAGTTTTGGGTTCATCAGTGTTGAGTCAACGTCGTGCAAAGTTGTTATTGGCAGTAACAAAAGCAAACAAGCTCAGATGATCGTACCTATTTCAATTTCCAAATGCATTGATGATATCAATCTAAGCAACAAACTGCAAATAAATTTGCAATTTTCTGGATATGTTACAGGTTGCGTAATTCTACCAAATGGCAAGATGATGTTCTGTGATAATAATAATCGAAAGTTAATTGTGTTGAAAAGCAACTGTACTCATGAGTTTGAAATTCGGCTAGATTCACGCGCATTTCATTTGGCATATTTTGAAAGAGAAAATTCCATTGCCGTTACCAGTGGTTATGGTTCAAATGTTATTCACATTATTGACCCTAACGGCAGAACGATAAAGAGAACTATACAAAGTAGTGAATATTCATATGGTATAGCACTGAATAAAACTGTCCTGGTATACTGTAAGTTAGGTAAAGGAATAATGGAAGTTCAATTGAATGGTGCATCAGAAAAGGCACTTGTTAGCTTTAGTATGCCATCCTATTCGTATGTTGCAGTGCATGGtgacaatatttattatataaatacagaCAGCAATTCTGTAACATGCTATGATATCCTCGGAAATTTAAAATGGACATTTAAGAATAAACAAAATCTACACTAA
- the LOC139497477 gene encoding uncharacterized protein, protein MLEVEQILVQMLKNVQRICNDITKNLKCLQDQRVEIERDINQTRKMINDHLHKIQDKILKELYANEENESKKITLLLCEIEDIENGISDLQGNQNNIRQHASELQTFLALKHIEKEVSDKEEFIQSVLKNEDMKIKTLALEVNKDMQNICRADCFGFVSVESKSCKVVIDSYKNKEAEMAPIVISKCIDDIVLSNKMEINLKSSGDVRGCAILPNGLMMFCEYYNQMFFGLNSNGTDEFEIRLDTTAFDMAYIEGKHTIAVTSGYTGNRIHIINLNSRRRTRSIKTNAFTYGITLNKNVLVFCKSGKGKMEVPFNMFNGVSEKTLVQLNMPHYSYVAVHGDNMYYTNKENHSVSCFDIHRNLKWEFKDTHNLQYPQGISVDNNGNVYVASRDTHSVVIISPDGKCCRTILSSRDGLRIPRALHFEPTSNKLLVANETKFTFYLMFLKTTIVNF, encoded by the coding sequence ATGTTAGAGGTAGAGCAAATATTGGTCCAAATGTTGAAAAATGTACAAAGAATTTGTAACGATAtcacaaaaaatttaaaatgtctaCAGGATCAGAGAGTAGAGATTGAACGTGATATAAACCAAACCCGTAAAATGATCAACGACCACTTACACAAAATACAGGACAAAATACTTAAAGAATTATATGCTAATGAAGAAAATGAAAGCAAGAAAATAACGCTGTTGTTGTGTGAGATTGAAGACATTGAAAATGGAATTTCTGACCTACAAGGTAACCAAAATAACATAAGGCAACATGCATCAGAACTTCAAACATTTTTAGCATTAAAGCACATTGAAAAAGAGGTTTCTGATAAAGAAGAATTTATTCAGTCCGTCCTTAAGAACGAGGACATGAAGATAAAAACACTGGCTTTGGAGGTTAACAAAGACATGCAAAACATTTGCAGGGCTGATTGTTTTGGGTTCGTTAGTGTTGAGTCAAAGTCGTGTAAAGTTGTTATTGACAGTTACAAAAACAAAGAAGCTGAGATGGCACCTATTGTAATTTCCAAATGCATTGATGATATCGTACTAAGCAACAAAatggaaataaatttgaaatcttCTGGGGATGTAAGAGGTTGCGCAATTCTGCCAAATGGGCTGATGATGTTTTGTGAGTATTATAATCAAATGTTCTTTGGGTTGAATAGCAACGGTACGGATGAGTTTGAAATTCGGCTAGATACAACCGCATTTGATATGGCGTATATTGAAGGAAAACATACCATTGCCGTTACCAGTGGTTATACTGGAAATAGAATTCATATTATTAACCTCAACAGCAGAAGGAGAACGAGGTCtataaaaacaaatgcatttacATATGGGATAACACTCAATAAAAATGTCCTTGTCTTCTGTAAATCAGGTAAAGGAAAAATGGAAGttccatttaacatgtttaatggtgTATCAGAAAAGACACTTGTTCAACTTAATATGCCACACTATTCGTATGTTGCTGTGCATGGTGACAATATGTATTATACAAATAAAGAAAACCATTCTGTGTCATGCTTCGATATCCACAGAAATCTTAAATGGGAATTTAAGGATACACACAATCTGCAATATCCACAGGGTATATCTGTAGACAACAATGGAAACGTGTATGTGGCCAGTAGGGATACACACAGCGTTGTCATCATTTCCCCTGATGGAAAGTGTTGCAGAACAATATTGTCCTCTCGTGATGGCCTTCGTATTCCGCGCGCATTGCATTTCGAACCAACAAGTAACAAGTTATTAGTTGCAAATGAAACTAAGTTCACGTTTTATTTGATGTTTCTTAAAACAACTATTGTGAACTTTTAA